Below is a window of Ammoniphilus sp. CFH 90114 DNA.
CCTCCTGGTGGTCGAATGGCTGAAGCAGCGTGCCGTGACTAATCTTTTTATTTATAACTATTACTGGTTTGTGACCTCGTAACTATCGTTTGTGAGTTAAGGAGGGGATTTCGTGAGTTTCAATTGGGTGGGAGATTTTTCTTTGGCTGAACGATCTTATTCATCTTAACTTATTTGAAAGAGTTCCACGTCCGTGAGTAAAATGGCTGATATCGTGAGAATATCGGGTTAATTACTTGGAATGGTTACAGTAAAGTGAGAATTCACATCGTAATCGTGAGAAAAAGAAGCAGATTCGTGAGCATTCTCCAAAATTCGTGAGAATCCGTCTAGGTCTGGACCTCTTTACACTAGGAATCCTCCTCAGACTTAATGAAAACGGATTACTAAAGGAAAAAAGATTCAAACTTAAAAAAATGACCGATAAAAACACGAGAAGATCTAGGTCTGTTTCATTCCTAGTCTAGCTTTTTAAGATTTACATAAAAAAGAGCCATGCAAACACCCTTAAATGAAAAAAAACTAGAACAAGCATTTAGGCTGGCACTAATTTGAATTAACTTCTACACATTACCTATCGCAGAATCCTACACGCTTCCAGTAGGTAGTAAGTGGAGTTAAATAGAAATAGTAGGAGGTGTAGATGAATAGAAGTATGTCCACGTGAAAAAATAAGCAAAATATTCCATTACCAATACATTCTATTGTGCTGTGGTTGTTGGGATTGTTGTTTGAGAAGCAAAGGTTTCTCGTATTGAAAATAATGTTGAAGAAGTCAAAACCGATGTTAAACGAATGGGTGGAGAAGTGCCTGAAGATGTCACTGGATTGTTAAAACAAATTAATTTGAAGTTAGATTCCAACAAAGACTTAACAGGTAAGGTTTCCGATCTCGAAATGGACATTAAGCTAATAAAAAAAGCTATAACAACTCAATGATGATAAACAAAAGCCGGTCTTCCTAAGCAAAGGAATTACTGGCTTTTGTTGTTTATTTATTGTTCTAAAGACTCCCGTTAGCCGAGTATAGGGCAGACTGTTAAACCATCCGGACATAGAGTTCGCTATTTCCTTAAAAAACCGCTTTTTAGACGAGTTGAAGGACATACGTTCCCTTATTTCTTTAAAAATCAATAGAATTTCCTCTAAAATGGAGAATTAACGGAACCAATGTCCGCTTTCCTTGGAGAACTTCCTTTTTCACCCTAAATAGAGGATCGTAGGTCATCTCAAGAGCTAGAAGATTGCCGCCTAATAGCTAAACAACTGAAAAAGGGGTCACTTCACGATGGCTCCTTCTTCTATTTAACTCCGTTAACTATTAAGATTGAACAAGCGCGTTTGGTTCCTATTACTAAGATAAAAAACTGTCAATCTTCTCTTTTATTCAAAAAAGGAAGACGATTGCAAAAAAGTGACTGCTTGCGTTTGATTAATCAAACAGAAAGGAAAAAAGGTACGTTTGCTACATTGTCCGATACTTTGCGATCTCCTGTTCATAAAGATCGTTACCGTGTGCATCATAGACAACCATAACCGGGAAATCCTTAACAATAAGTTGACGAATGGCTTCTGGGCCCAGATCTTCATATGCCACTACTTCTGCGGATTGGATTTTATCACTTAGGAGGGCGGATAGTCCGCCAACGGCAGAAAAACAAAGGGCTTGGTGATCTATGCACGCATCTTTTACCTTTTGACCCCGCGGCCCTTTTCCAATCACACCCTTAACCCCGTATTCAAACATGGCCGGTGTGTAAGGGTCCATGCGGGAAGCCGTTGTAGGAGCGATGGATCCAATCACTTGACCGGGTTTAGGCGGTGTAGGCCCTGCGTAAAAGATGATTTGGTCTTTTAGATCCAAAGGAAGGGGTTGATTCTTGTCCAACAGCTCGAGAAACCGCTTATGGGCTGCGTCTCTCGCTACATATATGATTCCATTGAGGAAAACTTCATCTCCTGCCTGTAAATTTAAAACATCCTCCATCGTAAGCGGCGTTTGTAAATAGACCTTGGCCATTTTGAGCACCTTCCTTTGTAAATTTAAAGTACGTATGATTTTTTACGTGCAGCATGGCACTGGATATTCACGGCAACTGGAAGAGCTGTAATATGGCATCCATAGGTTTCAGCAGCTACCCATAATGCCGTATTCGTACCACCCAGTCCCTGCGGACCAATACCCAGCTTGTTGATCTCTTCCAATAATTCTTTCTCTAGCTGAGCAATATGCGGTTCATGATGATAAGCACCCACTTCACGCAGTGCGGCTTCTTTTGCAATCTCCGTTACTTTATCGAAGCTCCCGCCGATACCCACTCCCACGACGATAGGGGGACACGCTCTTCCGCCAGCAGCTTCAATCGTGTCCAATACAAATTTCTTCACCCCTGCCACCCCTTCTCCAGGGAGCAAGAATTTCATGGCACTCATATTCTCACTTCCGCCCCCCTTAGGCAGCACGGTAAGTTTAATGTTGTCACCAGGAACGATTCTGGTGTGTATCACACCTGGGGTATTATCGTTTGTATTAACTCGGAGTAATGGATCCCCTACGATTGAATTGCGAAGGTATCCCTCTTTGTAGCCTTTTCGAATGCCATCATGAATCGCGCCTTCAAAATCTCCTCCCATGATGTGTACATCCTGGCCCACCTCCGCATAAACAACGGTAAGCCCTGTATCGTGGCAGTAAGGTCTGTCTTCTTTGGCTGCTAATTGAGCGTTTTCAATGAGCTGCTCAAGGATCGATTTCCCCAGTGGAGATTGTTCGGTTTCCAGAGCCTTATGGAATCCTTCCACAATGTCTTCTGGCAGGTAATAACAAGCCTCCCAGCAAAGTACAGCAACAGCATCGCGAATTTGTTCTACAGAAATGTTCCTCATTCTCAACCATCCTTTTATTTTTTTGTTTACGAAAAGATCCCTTGTTCGTCCCTTGAATTAAGTATAGAATAAACAATTGATCATGTATAATGATTATATATGAATAGATTGATCGTCCATACTGATCAAAAGTGTTAATATCGTAGTCATCAGGAGGAGAGTCACTTTGGAACTTAGTTGGCTAAATACATTTATAACGGCTGCAGAAGAGGGAAATTTCAGGAAAACTGCGGAGAGACTCCATCTTGCCCAGTCAACGGTCACGCTTCATATTCAAAATCTTGAAGACAAGCTCGAAACTCAGCTGTTCGACCGCGTCGGTAGGTCAGTTCAGTTAAATCCAACAGGACTTGGATTCTTAGAGTACGCCAAAACCATTATGGAGACCTACAACGGGAGCGTAGAATATGTCGCAAGGCGTCTTCAGGGTTACCAGGAAACGATCAAAATCTCTGTATCTACACTCGTTGCAACAACCTATCTTCCCAGGTGGATTAGAGATTTTCGCAAAGTGAATCCAGAAACAGAGTTCTCCATTGAAGTAACGGATTCGAGGTCAGTCGTAGCGAGCGTGATCAATCAGGAGTGTGACATCGGCATTAGCCGAATTCCCGCCGTACAGGAACAATTGGAAAGTATTGAACTATATAACGACCCCATTGTTCTCGTTGGTCCACACGGCGTGGGTGTACGAAATGAAAGAGAGGTAAGTACGAACGACATCTTCAGAGAAAATTTACTGTTCACCAATAACCATCCGCTATACTGGGATGACCTATTGTTTCAGCTTCGGCGACACGTATCTAATGTGAGAACCATGAAGGTAAACAAGGTACACGTTTCCATTGAATGGATTAAGGAAGGGATGGGCATATCCTTTCTTCCGCTCACAACAGTGAAAGACCAGATCGAGAAGGGAAATATCGAGATGATTCCTTTTCCATACTTCTCTCTCCCGTCTGCACACACCTATTTATTGACACGGAAGAATCAAAACCAGACAATCAATACCTTTATCGACCTAATATCAAGGAAAGAAATTAACGATAAGACAGGCGTCTAGCATCGACGTCTAACGGACGACTACTGTTCTAAATGCTCACTATCCTGTCCGTCAACATTCGATAACAATAAAAGAAGCGGGACAGAGGGTCCCGCTTCTAAACTTTCGGTATTATGGGTGTTTTAGCGTATTAAAACCTAGTAAAATAAAGACCGCTCCTCCAAATGGGGGCGATCCCATTCAGCTCCACCATACATACATCAAAAACTCCGGGCTAAAAATCTTTAAAAGACACTTCATACCGCATTCTCACGCCGGGAAGGCCAACCTAAAATGTATGTACAACATTTGATGGCTCAAAACGCATCCGAATTAATCGACATTCTCGAACGTGGAGGAAAGCTTTATGTTTGTGGAGATGGCAGCAAGATGACGCCTGATGTGGAGAAGGAATTGAAGAAAGGCTATCAATCTGTCCATGAAGTTGGAGAACGGGAAGCTGAAAAATGGTTGGAACGTCTTGAGGCGAGCGGAAGTTATGTGAAAGATGTGTGGTCGGGTATTGAAGCTGTAACAGGCTATTAGGAAATTATAGAGATGACAAAAGTTCGATTAAAACCAAGTCGTGCTGTCCTTCCCGACAGATCTGCCGGCGTTTTCCCAGTAATACCTTTGTTTTTGGTGGCCAAACTATGGAGGATTAGAAACGCTTCCAGATGCCCCTACGACTTCGCCTAGTGTAAACCTCGGGAACTTTATCGGATTGGATCCGAATGGAACGTGGAGCCTTTTCGTATTTGATCTTAATGAAGGTGGGGCTGGTTCTATTGCAAGTTGGTCTCTGTCCATTACCACCCCTGAAACCGAAGAATGTATGATCACTCCCCTTTAGCGAATGTGTATGAGGTTGTTGTAGCCCACCAGTGTTTCACCGGTAGGCTTCTTTTTTATTTCATCATCTCAGGCAAGAAGAGCGAGATCCCTTCAATATAAGTGACCAACAGAAGAACGATCAGAGCCAAGAGGATAAACGGGGCCACTCCATACATGACCTTCGTTACCGGTATTTTTGCAATTCCAGCCGCTACAAACAAGTTCAAGCCAAACGGAGGGGTAAACATACCAATGGCTCCATTTAAGATCATGATGATTCCGAGGTGAACGGGATCGATCCCAAAAGTGGCTGCGATGGGAAGAAACAATGGTGCCAAGATGATGGTAAAGGATGCAGAAT
It encodes the following:
- a CDS encoding Fe-S-containing hydro-lyase, with protein sequence MAKVYLQTPLTMEDVLNLQAGDEVFLNGIIYVARDAAHKRFLELLDKNQPLPLDLKDQIIFYAGPTPPKPGQVIGSIAPTTASRMDPYTPAMFEYGVKGVIGKGPRGQKVKDACIDHQALCFSAVGGLSALLSDKIQSAEVVAYEDLGPEAIRQLIVKDFPVMVVYDAHGNDLYEQEIAKYRTM
- a CDS encoding fumarate hydratase encodes the protein MRNISVEQIRDAVAVLCWEACYYLPEDIVEGFHKALETEQSPLGKSILEQLIENAQLAAKEDRPYCHDTGLTVVYAEVGQDVHIMGGDFEGAIHDGIRKGYKEGYLRNSIVGDPLLRVNTNDNTPGVIHTRIVPGDNIKLTVLPKGGGSENMSAMKFLLPGEGVAGVKKFVLDTIEAAGGRACPPIVVGVGIGGSFDKVTEIAKEAALREVGAYHHEPHIAQLEKELLEEINKLGIGPQGLGGTNTALWVAAETYGCHITALPVAVNIQCHAARKKSYVL
- a CDS encoding LysR family transcriptional regulator, yielding MELSWLNTFITAAEEGNFRKTAERLHLAQSTVTLHIQNLEDKLETQLFDRVGRSVQLNPTGLGFLEYAKTIMETYNGSVEYVARRLQGYQETIKISVSTLVATTYLPRWIRDFRKVNPETEFSIEVTDSRSVVASVINQECDIGISRIPAVQEQLESIELYNDPIVLVGPHGVGVRNEREVSTNDIFRENLLFTNNHPLYWDDLLFQLRRHVSNVRTMKVNKVHVSIEWIKEGMGISFLPLTTVKDQIEKGNIEMIPFPYFSLPSAHTYLLTRKNQNQTINTFIDLISRKEINDKTGV